From Rhododendron vialii isolate Sample 1 chromosome 7a, ASM3025357v1:
GTTTGGCTAAGGTCGAGAAGTCTGGTATGAATCTCCGGTAATATCCcgccaatcctaggaaactccAGATTTCAAATACTAAGGTGGGCTGTTTCCAGTTTAGCACGCCTTCGACTTTACTTTCGTCCACTGCGATTTcttccttggatactacgtgccccaagaacttaaccacttctagccaaaactcgcatttacttgccttggcgtaaagttggctatctcggagtacttgtagcaCTATCCGAAGGTGTTCCACATGCTCCTTCTTattggcagagtatatcaagatgtcatcaatgaacaccactacaaatttgtctaagtagggttggaagatcttgttcatgagacacatgaataccgCCGGAGCGTTAGTCAATCCAAAcggcatcactacaaactcgtagtgtccgtATCTAGTGCGGAAGGCTATCTTGACGATATCTTCGTCCCGGATCCTCAACTGATAatagcctgatcggagatcaATCTTAGAAAAGTTGGTTGCTCCTCTTAACTGATCAAATAGGTCATtgatcctaggcaacggatatcggttcttgactGTGACCTAGTTTAACTTTCTATAGTCAATACACAGTCTCAGtgttccttccttcttcttcacgaacaaaGCAGGTGCTCCCCATGGCGATGTACTTGGTCGGATGAATCCTTTGTCCAACAGCTtctgcaattgggtcttgagctcctttagttctACAGGGGCCATACGGTATGGTGCCATTGAGATTGGTGCTGTtcccggttggagttctatagagaagtctatctctctttgaggtggtaagcccgaaagttcttcagggaaaacatcggcatacTTACACACGATGTGCGGTAATCCCAATTCCATCCGGTCgatttcttccatttggagactagctagccatccaaacagttgattctgccaccggGATCTCTCCGTCGTTGAGCTTGAcgtttgtctatcccccttaaatcgaAAATGAGTTCCTTCGGAGGTATGAGCCGTCACTATCTTCTGATGGCAATCTATGACAGCTTGGTGAGctgatagccaatccattccaaGGATAACGTCGAAATCCGCGATATCGATCACTCTAAGATCACAGGTCAGAcgtaggttggctatttctaTCTCGCACCCTCAACATACTAGATTAACAGCTATACTTCCCCCTATTGGTGATTTGACTTTCATACACGTACtaaggggttctgtttctagtgctagagcAGATACGCAAGCAGTAGATATGAATGTTGAAaatttgttcaattatgtattaattgccaaatacCAATTAATGCAATGAGttcccagcggagtcgccactgtgggcacgtgccccaaaaaattttgatttttgttttttaaaagattgggtgtggccctctttgaaaagcgcgacgaaacgcctcgattcagagtcgccactcgggttttagcggtgaaacacccaaggaaccgacgCTTGCCACGTTGTTTGactttgaaaaggcgtagactggtccgtcgtcaccttcgatatctgaggttcgggagccaggttatgagaggggaagggttttatggcacccctctcgcctaatccggagatcggtctctactcgggcattttataaaacttatgcatttttctctcattaatcatttttagccagttagggcgggggaaacAGTTagtggggattaaaactgtaacaagttgcagttatatgacaaaatatttatggatgatttgcttgcaataataaacatagattgagaacaaacaCTGAGAGCAGTCTGAACAAGTTGGAATACGCTACCCTGAAGGGATGTGAGCAGGCcccgcaccagcatgcactggccaaaCCACTGCATGCTggtacaacctgcgcacgccacgaTCAAACTGGcatactccacttatctggtctcacagtctttgtttgcaaccctctgggctctggaaatagaccagcgcacacccaggacaaaccacgcagttaacagagcaggatatatatagttacagacagatgagatggcttcaagccacgaaaaatgacagaataccccaaaaacagtgtgggaacataaaagaggccaaaaCCAAGCtaaaatgcaagggccagccactggatcctaggaAATACTGCCGTACGCTAGTCATAAAAGATCGTACGCCAGTTTGAccttaatccagtgcttggctttgcatcgtCTGGGCTCTGGATCATGACCAGAAGGATTCCAGAGGTCCTCTAAACAGATAAGGAGTGAGCATTAACTACTACAGCTAAGCagctctaaatatacagaaagcagtaaactggttattagcatgcaataaggtgatgaatagacaggaaataaagcataaaacaaagatctGGACCCCATTTTACAACTGGAGTATGCCAGTTCTAGACAGATTCCAGAcagatcaaatttaaaactgtaCGTACTGCCACGGACCGGCGTACGCGGGCGtatgaccggcgcacgccgattctagtcagaaacgattttttttgtttttgaaaccttgacagctttagggccaggactggtattgattaccagccttgaccctgtcagcTCCCCTTAGGGATTAGAACAGAGAAATGTACccaggtggtataccttttgtttttgagcttgaaaaagtGCTTGAGCTTGAACTTGAAGATTGGATGATGAATGGTGAGTGTGGATGGATGTATGTTGTAGTGTATGGAAGAGTTTCTTGCTGTTTCTTTCTcaatgagaagaaagaaaaaacaaagagctaatggagagagagagatgacttgAATGCTTCAAGTTTTGGTAACCCTTTTCAAATGGAAGTATATGGGGTTATATATaggggaagagggagagagaggggttaaGGCCAGTCAAAGTGACTGAAGCCTTAGCCCTTAAGCCTtccttctcattggatgagaggagaaaggtgatgggatgggtgTAAGAAAATGTCCCCCGGCGGAGAATGCTTTTTAAGTGGATTGGAAGGTTCTCATGTGTTGTAGACCCCTACccatggcttctgcatgctaaaaaacacaagtttgaccggaggtttgactggcgtactccagttaataACTAGCGTGCTCTAGTTTGagcttggtcaacggtcaaagttgaccgatgactgacacgtggcagaggaccggcgcacgccagttgatTACTGGCGTATgtaagttgggttttgttgaggccttttggttctggtttagagAATTTTGAAAGGATCTGAAAGGGttttggaatgctcaaagctcaaacatactaacatttccggggtgttcttgatccatttcatcatcggggaatcaaataccgtaagtaaactaatttggaaagtccacaatagggtgtctacaaatgAATGCGATGCACCATAGTCAAACAAGGCTTGTACACATGTGTTATATAacagtagcgtaccttggatcacagagggatccggCTCTTGCTCCTCAGTCTGCAATGCAAAGATTCGCCCTCCAGTGACTTGCTGTGCtcccatgggctgctttccTTTACtctgcccattctgctgctgtgCTGGACCTCCAGGGTTCTGCTTCACAAAGCTGGCCTGCCCGGGCTGTTGAGTCTTCTGATTCCCAAAGCTCCCATTCCTCTCTTTCTAGGGCTGGCGGCACTCACGCTTGTAGTGACCCATAGCCTGGCAATTGAAGCACTGGATTGTCGCTACGTCTCTGCCACCCCTCTGTGGTTCGCCACGTCCTGGTGCAGCAATCTTCCAAGGTTGGTTGCTTCGGATCGGGGTGAAGGGTTTGGTAgggtagggtccacggttgttgttggAAGGTTGAGTTCGGATAGGTCCGCCAGTGTTGCCcgtcgccttcctccatcgggttttgaaatCATTCTCTTTGCTCTCCAATCAAAGAGCACACTTCACCACACCGGAATAGGTGGGGAAAGCCTGAGCTACCACAGCCCTTCTAGCAGTGGTCAGTCCCCACTCAAACCTTCTCGCCTTCTTGTCCTCCGTTGCAACGGCAGTTTGGGCGTAACGAGACAGCTCCTCGAATTTGGCCGCATATTGAGTGACGGTCATCGTTCCTTGCTTCAGGTTGAGGAACTCTTGCTCTTTGGCCAAACGAAGGGGcgtgggaaagtacttgtcgagaaacagGGTCTCGAACTTGTcgaaggtcatggtggctatggcatgggttgccTCTATTAGATCCCACCAATAATGGGCCTCTCTTTTCAGCTGGTACGTGGCTAAGGCCAAACGATCTCTGTTTCGggtaatctccaaggtgtccaagATCACATTGACTTCCTTCAGCCATGTTTCAGCTACAGTGGGGTTAGTATCTCCATTGAAGGTCGGAGGTCGGCGtttgcaaaattcattcatcgctcgggttcgggtcataggttcatcatcACGGTTTTGGTTTCGGCGGTTGGCGTTTAAGGCGTTTACgagtgcttgcatgatttgagCTAGGTCGGGGTTAGTGTTAGAGGATTCACCATTCTCGTATCCTAAtccactgcgtcggttcaccatctacgagtaaaaattgaaaaggggggggtttagtctacttaaaaattttccttttataaaTGCAATTTATCATATAATACGCAACAGTACTCTTAAAACAAAACaagtttttcatagataagcaagaaattacaatcataagcatagagttctactataaaacaagtagacttaaaacaagattcctaatacaagttgaacaTTCCTACTACATAGTCATATGGCTTGCCAAGTTTTATTCCACGCTGCCGCCATATCATTCTAAGGTAGGGTAACTCCATAGACCTCTCTCAGCCACATCTTGAAGTTCCTTTCGGCCATGGTTTTAGCTTTCTCAAAATACTCCCGCTCTTGCCTAAGTATCTCCTCTCTAGTCAAGATAGGCAGCTCCTCCATTGGTTCTAGGTAGTACTGGGTGAGGTTTAACATTGCATCATCAAATCCGGGGTCAATCTCCATGTCAAAAGAGGGAAAGGTGAATGGCTGCTCGAAGTCCTCCACAGGTGGTGCAGGGGCTTCGATAAGTGGGAGGTACTTGGGGTTTGTGGCTGGTGGGGGTatctcccaagtgattggaacTTCATAGAGTTCCATGCCATCCTCCAGTTGGGGTGTTGGTCCTGTGTATCCTGGTGCTAGCAACGATCGGTAGTTGTTTAAAACTTGAGGGGCGAAGGGTGGGCATCCTCCTGGTGGTACGTTCGACATCTATATCAATGAGgaaaattatatattagacttaacggTGTATGGAGTTGACTGAACATAATACAAGTACACAAACAGTGATCATAATAAGGAAAATACAAGTCTCTTCATTACCAAATAAACAAGTACATCATAGATGGCTTATACTAGCCTAAACTTCCTACTACATTCCGATGACAACAAAAAGATCCAACTACTTGCTAAGCTTCCCTAACTGGTCTAGAAAATGTTCGGAAACTCGATCCTAATTGCACCTATGTCAGTCTCGAAAGGTGGTGGAGGCACATCTCCGGTGTCAGAGTATATGTCCATGACCTCGGGTTCCGCTCCTAGGAATGCTTGTGCTTCTTCTTCCGACTTCCATCCCTCATCTTCCCAAATTTCCATGGGTTCTTCTTCGGGAAGTTCCTCCTCCTTGAAGTCTTCCTCGAGATCTTCTTCAGGATTCTCCTCAAAATTTCCCTTGTCATCGGGCGGTAAGTCTGGGTTTGGCATTAACATTAGATGCTGCCAGTTTGCTTCATTTATTGGAGGGTCGTTGAACTCCTCGGGGTCCTCTTCAAGGTCTTCCTCGAGATCCTCCGCAATCATGTTAACGGGCAGTATCATTGGAATTAAGGTGAGGGTTGCTTCAGCATCGTCCTCCTCATTTCCCTCAATTAGGAACACATCATTGGGGGGGTGCTATTTGAACTAAGACAGGCACCGCTTCGGCTACATCCTCTTCCTCTTCATTCACGGAGAGTAGAAAGGTGCCATGCTCTTGGAAATGGTCATGAGTGTAGGGGAAGGCATAAGGAAAATAAGGATCTTCCACTAGTTGGCTTGTCATTGATCTTAGGGTGCTAGCAAGTTGATGAGCTTCCGCTAGTACGCTGACTTGGTAGGGgctcaagtgattcatctacaaggaaagttttaaacctcaattagtaatGCTTATAGACAAGGGTTTACTAATACTAAAATGCTTTCGAGTTTCtacattcgatccttgatttaagtcatcatccaattgttcgggaattcccagctcggtggtactgccaatttccaacaccttgcttcaatccaaagattgttttgtcagaattccacccaatttgggacggtaaacttaaactcaatttacgtttgtgcaacggtcaaactatctcatggttctacccattctacccatggctgaggttttgaacctaaagctttgataccgagttgtaacgcccccaaattctgggtacgttaataagactttttattacaaaacaagactttttattacaaaacaagtgagtctggctcattattacatctcaaagtcttacaagagtactttaaaacaaacaaggagggaactagggttcctaactattgctctgcttcttcctccatccgggctagctcttcggctccgaaggcctccaaggtgtagagttcaccctgttcatctatgaggtctgataTATAATACTGgcatcgccaccaatataataggtcagggtcaccaaaaaggcaacaccgtgagctacaatgctcaataggataatccaaaccctctaacccttaacttacaaacaatatatcataaagtcaacaatttccacaGAACACATGCTAATCtggccaaaataattaacaatgacaaatccgcattcgatattcaatcaacgttggtgtccaagagttatgagtttctcctacgcgacatctcgtaagtcgtgtctcgttttcctCATTTCGtaacccattcattatttcaaaaactcgtttttaacacacccaaccttggttccgctgttccgggttcccaagtatcctcacaatggtttcgccatcccaggttcccattggcacacattgcattggctcctctccatggataaccaagccacacacccaacctcggttccaccgttccggtctcccgagtatcctcacaatggttccgccgtcccaggttcccattggcacacaaaacacgcaccacacaatgggctaccacgttcggccacattgcggtttccaaaatatttcacccttttcaaaacacgccttttcataaatCACAccataggtgtcatgtttctactttctctatttccgtgtctcgttttcatgcattgactccgcggtaggacttttcacatacgacatcattcattgtaatctttaatctaacaagatcatccaactcaatattataccacaagcaattcatgtatgcatgctcataaccaacctaaagatcaaaatacgaatacttctaacaaacgataagtttctacctttcaaaaaccgttctttctttcttgtgggGAAgtacaatacaacatatgtttataaGGAgttaaaagtcaattattccaacatgttacatttccattagcgaaaataagtttgttaacttTCATGCATTTCAACCATTctaacaaaagataaccttatttaCTTCTAGAAAGAATGATCAAAGATACTTCTATTTGAACTAAAGACGTTCTACCTTTCAACATACAAATTTATACCATACATAGAGTGAATggactaggattcctaccttacttcttggcggtagtcggctacgaaGAATTGATCGTCGGTTTTGTGATTCGgtggcgtaacggctccgaattgcttcgaaaggaagagagatgaacttttctcttcctagaaacatcTTACTAACTAAACTAAGTTACTTTAGagatctagtggtggttttggaagtggtttggtggtttctctcaagaaactcaagaaaactagaactttttgaactaagaacacttagactttctagagagaagttggagcaatgagtgaaggtgtgagttcaagtttggagtgagcttgctatttataggcaaggctctccctctccccctcaaggccggccccctctctctctctctccatatcttatttttttattccaaatgtagggaggtattcccgaataggcccaagaagagcccgagcacggtgaaGGAAAAAGTCAACgcactatggaccagtgacatgagaagtcatgggtccagagaggttgtacgaaatcttggttcagtaaaacaCGAGATGTttttggaccaaatacaaggaaagtgacatgtgatgccactgatCAGGTAGCTTGTTCGGCGAAGAGAGAACCGAATAGGAGGAGAGTTccttaaaaaggaaatggtccaaattgttgataaaggaccagttacgtgtgaagtaactggtccaggccgtttGTTCGgccaaacaaaaagagaagtcctattaaagg
This genomic window contains:
- the LOC131332807 gene encoding uncharacterized protein LOC131332807 — translated: MVNRRSGLGYENGESSNTNPDLAQIMQALVNALNANRRNQNRDDEPMTRTRAMNEFCKRRPPTFNGDTNPTVAETWLKEVNVILDTLEITRNRDRLALATYQLKREAHYWWDLIEATHAIATMTFDKFETLFLDKYFPTPLRLAKEQEFLNLKQGTMTVTQYAAKFEELSRYAQTAVATEDKKARRFEWGLTTARRAVVAQAFPTYSGVVKCAL